In Myxococcus stipitatus, the genomic window GTTCGCGAACAGGATTCTGCGCAACGCCCTGGGCGGCGGGCGCAACCCCCAGGACGCGGCCTGGGTCGTGCCTCCCATCGGCGACGTCAACGACGACGAGCTGAATGGAGGGCTGTCCTGCTCTGGAACTGGCGCGGTGTGCGACCTGCCGCTCACCGTCGCGCACGCGGTCAACGCGGCCATGGGCAGCCGAGGCTTCCACTTCGTCACCCACCGGCAGATGCCGCTGGGGGACTACACCGCGCATCAGGCCAACCTGGACTTCGTCATCTGGTTCCCCGACGACGTCATCGTGATGCCGGATACGAACGGCACGACGTACTTCGGCAAGAAGGGACGCGTGGTGCCGATGGTGCCTCCCTACGCGCCCGCGCTGGTGGGCGACGAGCAGGGCTCCATCTTCTGGCGCTACGACCACCTGCTGCACGGCGGGGACCCGGTGGCCTGTCCCCCGTTCGTCGCCGGGACGCAGAAGACCGAGGCGTCGCTGGTGACGTCGGGCGGTTTCTTGCCCCGGCCAGAGCACACGTGGACGGGGGGACGGGACATGGGCGGTCCGCTCAATCACATGCTGGTGCCCTGCCTGGGCGGGCCCTCGTCGTGTCCGGGCATCTGGCCGCCCTTCCTCGACTACAACCTGGTCCGGCTCGCGCGGGGTGACGACGACAACTACGGGCAGCCGAAGAACTTCGCGGTCGTCCAGCGCGACCTGATGGCGCGTGGATTGGACCCATGGGACCTGTCCTTCCGCTACCGCTTCGAGTCCGGGAGCACGGGCAGCACCTACGACGCCCGGGGCTTCACGATGGCGGATGGCACGCCCAACCACCTGCAGACGGCGCTCTCCACGGGCATCGCCTACTACCACCGGGGGCGGAGCCTGGGCATCAACCACTGGAGCGAACCGCCCAACCTGCTCAACCCGTACTGGCGCGCGACGCTCGTCAGCGCCGACATCGACGAGTCCGGCGTGGATGATGCCATCCGGACGCTGGAGCTCAGCTCGCCGGTCGCCGCGCGGACGATGCGGGAATTGCGCGCGGCGGGCTTCAAGGGGGTGCAGCGATGACGCGGCGGATTCGGAGTGTCCCGTCCCGACGGCAGCGAGGGCAGGCGCTGCTGGAGACGGCCATCGGCACGACGCTCTTCGTGACCATCATCGCCCTGGGCATCCACTTCGCGGAGGTGGGGTTCTTGTCGCTCAAGGTGCAGGAGGCCGCCGTCTCCGCGCTCTGGGACGGCACCCACGGGAGGATGCATCACATCCCCGTCACCTACAGCGAGGCGGGGGGCTCCATGCGGGATGCCGCGGCGAGCGCCCAGGGGCGCTACGCGGACTTCAACGGACTGTCGTCGGTCGCGGGAGGCGGCATCACCCAGGCCTTCACGCGCGGCGCCGACATGCGGGTGTCGTGCGACATGGACGTGGGCGTCGGCTGGTCCGGCGCCCTCCTCACGCGGCTCGTCTACCGGGACAACGGCGGCACCGCCTGCGGCGCGCAGGCGACGCTGAGCACGTGGCGCATCCCCACCGCGTTCCTGGAGGGCGAAGCCCAGAGCGCCCTCTACAAGGAGCGCAACGTGGACCCGGGGCTCGCCAACCTCCAGGTCTGCGCGGTGGGCCGTCCCATGGGCACCACCTGTCCGGGGCGCTTCTCCATGCTCGTGGACGACTGGGGGCTGGCCGGCGAACTGGAGTCCGCCACCTGCAACATCCTCATGCAGGACCAGCTCATCCCCTGCACCAACGCGCCCCTGCACGCGGCGGTGTGGTCCACGTACGCGCCCACGGCGCTGCCCATCCCGACGGCCGCCAGCAACCTCGCGCAAGCCGCCCTGTTCTGGAACCCGCTGCCTCCCACGGCGCTCGCCATGGTGGGCCTGGGCATGAAGGAGAAGACCTTCTGGATGAGCGCGGCGGGCGAGGAGGCCCTCGACTTCGTCCAGACGCCCGTGCCCATGGACCCCATCTCCCGCTTCTGGCCCACCACGCCGGGCTCCGCCATCGGCGTCACCACGTTCCCCTATTTCATGGCCCATGGGCGGCGTCTCGCCAAGGGCGGCTGCTTCCTCGGAAAGGACTGTGATTGAGATGCGCGCGCCGTCCCGATGGGCCTCGATGGGGTGCGGTGTCCTGCTGGCGGCGTCGGCCGCGTGGGCGGACGGCACCGAGTGCAACACGGACTGCGCCACCAAGGCGAGCGAGGTGCTCCAGCGCTGCATGGACAAGTGTCCCACGCAGTCGGACCCCTCGCGCCCCGGCCCCATGCGCTCGTGTGCCCTGCGCTGCCAGGAGCGACAGGAGGAGCGCTTCGCGGACTGCGAGAAGCGCTGCGTGAAGCCCGAGGGGCTGGAGTCCCCGAGGAAGGGCAAGAGCCGCGGTGGCGGCGGTGAACCGAGGAAGCGCTGATGCGATGTGCACGAGTCCTCGCGTGTCTGGCATTGCTGTTCGTGGGGCGCGAGGCCGCCGCGCAGCGCGCGCCCTTCACGTGGGACGTGCCCGGGGTGGTGGGCGTGGTGGACGTGACGGGGGAGGTCATCGCCCAGGGCATCCCGGTGAAGATGAGCGCCGTTCGCAGCAAGGAGCGGCCGGAGACCATCCTCCAGCACCTGGTGGACCGCTTCCTCGTCTGGGGATTGTACGTGCCGGCCATGGCGAAGCAGCCCCAGCTGCTGCGCGAGCCCATGATAACGGCCATCGATACACGGGCCTTCGTCTCCTATACGGCCATCCTCCAGCCCAACCCGGACGGGACGACGACGGTGTTCCTGGGGCAGGCGGACTTCACGCGCGGCTCGAGCCCCGCGTCCTCGCTGGCGCCCGTGTATCCAGGCGCGAAGGGCCTGTTGCACTCCCAGATGGAGGGGGCTCGGACGCTCGTCTATTCCGTGTCGGCGAAGGCGGCGGACGTGGAGGCCTTCTATCGCGGCGCGCTGGCGGAAGCCGGCTTCGAGGAGGTCGAGCCGCTCGTCTTCCAGTCGAGCCAGGACGTCCTCCAGGTCCGGCACTCGCCCGCGAAGGATGGCGCGCTGTCCGTCGTCGTCGTGCGCCGCGCGCTCTCCGCGGGGGAGGTGGCGAGGCCGGCCGGTGATTGAAGCGTCGCACCGAGCGTGTTACGGGCTCTGTCGACATGAGCGACACGCCCTCCCAGGACAAGGATTACAAGGACTCGGTCAACCTCCCGCGCACGGACTTCCCCATGAAGGGGAACCTGGCGCAGCTCGAGCCGAGGATGCTCGGCTGGTGGGCGGAGCAGGGCATCTGGGAGAAGCTTCAACGGAAGAACGCGGCGGGCGAGCCCTTCGTCATCGCGGACGGGCCGCCGTACGCCAACGGCCACCTCCACGCGGGTCACGCGCTCAACAAGGTCCTCAAGGACATCGTGGTGAAGTACCGCAACCTGACGGGGCGTCAGTGCGACTTCATCCCGGGCTGGGACACGCACGGGCTGCCCATCGAGCAGGCGGTGGAGAAGCGGCTGAAGGACAAGAAGGTGGACAAGCGCACGCTGCCGCGCGACGCCTTCCTGGATCAGTGCCGCGCGTACGCGCTGGAGTTCATCGACATCCAGCGCGCGGAGTTCCAGCGGCTGGGTGTCTTCGGCACGTGGAACGCGCCCTACCGCACGCTCGACTACGCCTACGAGGCGCAGGAGATTCGCGAGCTGGCCCGCTTCGCGCGGCGGGGCATGCTCTACCGGCGCAAGAAGCCGGTGTACTGGTGCCTCCAGGACCAGACGGCGCTCGCCGAGGCGGAGGTGGAGTACGCGGAGCACGAGTCCCCGTCCGTGTACGTGGCCTTCCCGGCCGGTCCGGAGGTGGGCGAGCGGGTGCCCGCGCTGAAGGGCAGGGACGTGGACTTCGTCATCTGGACGACCACGCCCTGGACGCTGCCGGCCAACCTGGCCATCGCCGTCAACCCGGAGCTGGAGTACGTCTTCTACCAACTGGGCGCGCGCGTCATCCTCGTGGCGCGCGAGCTGCTGCCGCGCGTGCTGTCCGAGACGAAGTCGGACGAGCTGGCGGTGAAACACGTGGAGCTGCCGGGCGGCGAGGTGTCCGCGGCGGCGCTGGTGGACCCGTCGCGCATCCTCGCGTACGCGCGGGGCGAGGAGCTGGAGCACCTCACGTACCGCCACCCGCTCTACGAGCGGCGCGGGCGCATCGTCCTGGGCGAGCACGTCACGTTGGACGCGGGCACGGGGCTGGTGCACACGGCGCCGGGGCACGGGCAGGAGGACTACGAGGTCGGCCTGCGCTACGGGCTGGACATCTACAACCCGGTGCGCCCGGACGGCCGCTATGACGACACGGTGGGCGAGGCGCTCGCGGGCAAGCGCGTCTTCGAGGCCAACGCGTTCGTCATCCCCATGCTGGTGGAGAAGGGCGCGCTGCTGAACGACGCGAAGGACACGGTGAAGCACAGCTATCCGCACTGCTGGCGCTGCCACAACCCCGTCATCCTGAGCGCGACGTATCAGTGGTTCATCCCCATGGACGCGCCCTTCCAGGGCGAGAAGACCTTCCGCCAGGTGGTGCTGGAGCAGGTGGACCGGGTGCAATGGGTGCCCTCGTGGGGGCACAGCCGCATCCGCGGCATGCTGGAGACGCGGCCGGACTGGACCATCAGCCGTCAGCGCACCTGGGGCGTGCCCATCTGCATCGCCTACTGCGAGGGCTGCGAGGACGCGGTCGTGTCGCCGGAGCTGATGGAGAAGGTGGCGGCGGCGGTGGAACAGGAGGGCGTGGGCGTCTGGTACCGCACGCCGGTGAAGGACTTCCTGCCCCAGGGCTTCGCGTGTCCCCGGTGCGGCAAGGGCGAGTTCCGCCGCGAGACGGACATCCTCGACGTGTGGTTCGACTCGGCGTGCATGGCCTCCGCGGTGCTGGAGCGCCGGCAGCGCGTCCCGGCGGACCTGTTCCTGGAGGGCAGTGACCAGCACCGCGGCTGGTTCCACTCGTCCATGCTGGTGTCGGTGGGCACGCGCGACGTGTCGCCCTACAAGGCGTGCCTCACCCACGGCTTCGTGGTGGACGGCAAGGGCGAGAAGATGTCCAAGAGCCTGGGCAACGTGGTGGCGCCGGAGAAGATCATCCAGCAGTACGGCGCGGAGGTGCTGCGCCTGTGGGTGGCGGCGAGCGACTACCGCAACGACGTGCGCCTGTCGGACCAGATCCTCAAGGGCCTGTCGGAGGGCTACCGGAAGATTCGCAACACCCTGCGCTACGCGTTGAGCAACCTGTATGACTTCGACCCGGCGCGGGACGCGGTGCCGGAGGCGCGGCTGCTGCCGCTGGACCAGTGGGCGCGCGGGCGGCTGTCGGAGGTGGCGGCGCGGGTGCGCCAGGCGTACGAGGACTACGAGTTCCACCTCGTCTACGCGACGGTGGTGGACTTCTGCGCCGGGGATTTGTCGGCCGTGTACTTCGACATCCTGAAGGACCGGCTCTACACGTCGCGGACGGACGGGCACGCGCGCAGGAGCGCGCAGACGGTGCTGCACGAGGTGGCCTCCGTGCTGCTGCGCCTGCTGTCGCCGGTGATGAGCTTCACGGCGGAGGAGGCGTGGGGCTTCTTGCCGGGCAGGCCCGTGGAGAGCGTGTTCCTGGCCGGCTTCCCGGAGCCGTCGGCGAAGCTGGAGCCGGCGCTGGCGGAGCGCTACGCGAAGCTGTTCGCGCTGCGCGGCGCGGTGCAGGGCGTGCTGGAGGCGGCGCGGCGGGAGAAGCGCATCGGCTCGTCGCTGGAGGCCCGCGTGTTGCTGATGGCGGAGGGCGCGACGCGGGACTTCCTGCGCGCGAACCTGGAGGAGCTGCCGGCGCTGTTCATCACCAGCCAGGTGGAGCTGGTGGACGCGCAGGGGCTCGGGGCCCAGCCGCTGGAGGTGGCGCAAGCGTTCGGCGAGGGCGCCCGGGTGCTGGCCGAGGTCCAGTCGGCGCGCGGCCACAAGTGCCCGCGCTGCTGGACGTACTCGGAGGCGGTGGGGCAGGGTGGTGACGTCTGCCTGAAGTGCCGCGACGCGCTCGCCGCGTAGGCCCTGGAACGAAGAGGGCTCCGCGTCCCGGGTGGACACGGAGCCCTTGGGTGCGAGCCCGGACGCGGTCGCGCTACGGGTCGCACTCCTCCGGGCGGCGGTTGCCCTCGGCGAGCTTGGAGTCGCAGTCCAACAGGTTGGGGATGCCGGTGAGCGGCTCCACCATGAGCAGGCTGCGCTTGCGGCCCGACGCGAAGTCGAACGCGAGGTTGCCCGGCGCGGCGTTGGTGATGGCCACGTTGTCTCCGAGCTGTCCCCGCAGGCACGTCAGGTCCCCCGGCCGCACCGCGCGGCCCATGCCGGGCAGGTAGCAGAGGCCGTGGATGGCGTTGGCGTTCATCGTCGGGGGGATGATGACGTCCGGCCCCACCTCGTCGCAGCAGGCCGCGTTCGCGCGGCACGTCGTGTTCAGGCACGCCGCGCTGGGGCAGGAGTTGTTGTCCCACGCGTTGTCACACGTCAGCCGCTCCCAGCGGGCCAGCGTGCGCGTCGTGCCGTCCGGCATCTCGACGTTCTCGTTCACGACGAACCGCACCGGCTGGTTGGCGGAGATGGAAATCTGGCGGGCCCGGAGCGCGGACGACCAGAGCTCCCGCGTCGCCGCGGACTCCTTCTGCCGTTCGATGGGCGTCTGGATACCCACCAACGCCAGGGAGAGCATGAGTCCGACCACCGCCACCGCGGTCATCAGCTCCAGGAGCGTCATTCCTCGAGTGCGCATCATGTTCGGAGCTCCTAATTCGGCTGCAGGCCCGCGGACACGAAGTTCCGGGGCGCCACGCGGAAGACGAAGGTCCGGCGCTTGTAGCCGTCCTGCGGATAGATGCCCTCGTCGTCCGGGGTCGCGG contains:
- a CDS encoding pilus assembly FimT family protein; this encodes MMRTRGMTLLELMTAVAVVGLMLSLALVGIQTPIERQKESAATRELWSSALRARQISISANQPVRFVVNENVEMPDGTTRTLARWERLTCDNAWDNNSCPSAACLNTTCRANAACCDEVGPDVIIPPTMNANAIHGLCYLPGMGRAVRPGDLTCLRGQLGDNVAITNAAPGNLAFDFASGRKRSLLMVEPLTGIPNLLDCDSKLAEGNRRPEECDP
- a CDS encoding pilus assembly protein, which codes for MTRRIRSVPSRRQRGQALLETAIGTTLFVTIIALGIHFAEVGFLSLKVQEAAVSALWDGTHGRMHHIPVTYSEAGGSMRDAAASAQGRYADFNGLSSVAGGGITQAFTRGADMRVSCDMDVGVGWSGALLTRLVYRDNGGTACGAQATLSTWRIPTAFLEGEAQSALYKERNVDPGLANLQVCAVGRPMGTTCPGRFSMLVDDWGLAGELESATCNILMQDQLIPCTNAPLHAAVWSTYAPTALPIPTAASNLAQAALFWNPLPPTALAMVGLGMKEKTFWMSAAGEEALDFVQTPVPMDPISRFWPTTPGSAIGVTTFPYFMAHGRRLAKGGCFLGKDCD
- the ileS gene encoding isoleucine--tRNA ligase; its protein translation is MSDTPSQDKDYKDSVNLPRTDFPMKGNLAQLEPRMLGWWAEQGIWEKLQRKNAAGEPFVIADGPPYANGHLHAGHALNKVLKDIVVKYRNLTGRQCDFIPGWDTHGLPIEQAVEKRLKDKKVDKRTLPRDAFLDQCRAYALEFIDIQRAEFQRLGVFGTWNAPYRTLDYAYEAQEIRELARFARRGMLYRRKKPVYWCLQDQTALAEAEVEYAEHESPSVYVAFPAGPEVGERVPALKGRDVDFVIWTTTPWTLPANLAIAVNPELEYVFYQLGARVILVARELLPRVLSETKSDELAVKHVELPGGEVSAAALVDPSRILAYARGEELEHLTYRHPLYERRGRIVLGEHVTLDAGTGLVHTAPGHGQEDYEVGLRYGLDIYNPVRPDGRYDDTVGEALAGKRVFEANAFVIPMLVEKGALLNDAKDTVKHSYPHCWRCHNPVILSATYQWFIPMDAPFQGEKTFRQVVLEQVDRVQWVPSWGHSRIRGMLETRPDWTISRQRTWGVPICIAYCEGCEDAVVSPELMEKVAAAVEQEGVGVWYRTPVKDFLPQGFACPRCGKGEFRRETDILDVWFDSACMASAVLERRQRVPADLFLEGSDQHRGWFHSSMLVSVGTRDVSPYKACLTHGFVVDGKGEKMSKSLGNVVAPEKIIQQYGAEVLRLWVAASDYRNDVRLSDQILKGLSEGYRKIRNTLRYALSNLYDFDPARDAVPEARLLPLDQWARGRLSEVAARVRQAYEDYEFHLVYATVVDFCAGDLSAVYFDILKDRLYTSRTDGHARRSAQTVLHEVASVLLRLLSPVMSFTAEEAWGFLPGRPVESVFLAGFPEPSAKLEPALAERYAKLFALRGAVQGVLEAARREKRIGSSLEARVLLMAEGATRDFLRANLEELPALFITSQVELVDAQGLGAQPLEVAQAFGEGARVLAEVQSARGHKCPRCWTYSEAVGQGGDVCLKCRDALAA
- a CDS encoding pilus assembly protein TadG-related protein encodes the protein MTRARTRGQTLVLFALGSLLLVLMVTLTLSFTMKVRERIELQTVADATAYSNAVATARTFNNIAVMNRAQIGHAVAQAGATSLVSWASLYRGQLNAAKKGFGIGKVPYQARIASGCPCAWKNSWCAQKCRCGRQGVSDLGMLQTQLEIEQQRVEAVFQAIEPMVNLQMLGHQIAQGAFFASQQANYQELRDRVSDQGFANRILRNALGGGRNPQDAAWVVPPIGDVNDDELNGGLSCSGTGAVCDLPLTVAHAVNAAMGSRGFHFVTHRQMPLGDYTAHQANLDFVIWFPDDVIVMPDTNGTTYFGKKGRVVPMVPPYAPALVGDEQGSIFWRYDHLLHGGDPVACPPFVAGTQKTEASLVTSGGFLPRPEHTWTGGRDMGGPLNHMLVPCLGGPSSCPGIWPPFLDYNLVRLARGDDDNYGQPKNFAVVQRDLMARGLDPWDLSFRYRFESGSTGSTYDARGFTMADGTPNHLQTALSTGIAYYHRGRSLGINHWSEPPNLLNPYWRATLVSADIDESGVDDAIRTLELSSPVAARTMRELRAAGFKGVQR